One part of the Solanum dulcamara chromosome 8, daSolDulc1.2, whole genome shotgun sequence genome encodes these proteins:
- the LOC129900462 gene encoding dirigent protein 22-like has translation MSSSISFFIIFSLILFSPFSNGVFHEEISDILAINLRSQKTSHLHFYFHDILSGKKPSAIKIISPGGGGIYDFGNTFICDDALTIGPNASTEVIGRAQGIYSIASQGELALLMAMNFEFTQGKYNGSSISILGRNPFMKDVREMPIVGGTGLFRFARGYTLAHTFWFDVKTGDAIVEYNVFVQHY, from the coding sequence ATGTCTTCTtctatttccttttttattatCTTCTCATTAATCCTCTTTTCCCCTTTTTCCAATGGAGTTTTTCATGAAGAAATTTCTGATATCCTAGCCATAAATTTAAGAAGTCAAAAAACAAGCCACCTACATTTCTACTTCCATGACATCTTAAGTGGAAAAAAGCCTTCAGCAATCAAGATCATTTCACCAGGTGGTGGAGGAATCTATGATTTTGGCAACACTTTCATATGTGATGATGCATTAACCATAGGGCCTAATGCATCAACTGAGGTTATAGGAAGGGCTCAAGGGATTTACTCAATCGCTTCGCAGGGCGAGCTTGCGTTGCTTATGGCTATGAATTTTGAGTTCACACAAGGCAAGTACAATGGGAGCAGCATAAGCATTCTTGGGAGGAATCCATTTATGAAAGATGTTAGGGAGATGCCTATTGTGGGAGGCACTGGGCTGTTTAGGTTTGCTAGAGGTTATACATTGGCCCATACTTTTTGGTTTGATGTCAAGACTGGAGATGCTATTGTGGAATACAATGTGTTTGTTCAACACTATTGA